Proteins encoded within one genomic window of Citricoccus muralis:
- a CDS encoding glycosyltransferase, translated as MLQLFRRFSRKQKLVLGFFVIMAVLATVMSFFLDDTVLIILLFWLLALIVFIMIMFLRRLNAKIVRLSRGEKISSKKKRSEPKSRLTSAEPLQVLQQRFQRRKDASTALPLAKRLFSDEGQIREANEVLRALTPDVELSEVESRFVQRVGSFAKYLEAEYRLPQRHRTYNYVSIRDKVMYAVGFSPVSTSNGYTSRTQGIAKGLMDAGADVVVAPMPGKPWDKGPQPGYRVPKEEARYTRNVDGVRYVHNPGLKAWEGDLDVFIQATADAYVREAMIEKPEFIIAGSNYLSALPALIAARRLGVPFVYEIRGFWEVTAASLRPGWDQTDQYEFDRKFEYLVASQADKIVVITEEMRQDLIGRGLDGQKISVAPNCVDVNKFIPTGKDAVLLKRMGFARPDLPMVGFAGSVTEYEGLELVAQALADLRGEGYDFNFLVMGAGKGLPDLEKKVSSSGLDAVTRFVSGVPNDEMPVYLSSIDIFPLARKSLPVTELVSPLKPLEAMATGGAVVLSDVSPHGVFHGDESSRALSFRKDDVSSLKNQLRTLLDSPDASKLMGYRARAWVKANRQWSHSGRVFWDVVESLREGISKTDIQAEPDLKDYTVAFIGDTFTSDTFLPELTAVRVTPEDWRNQYSDQPFEVLFIESAWQGNDQAWEGSIGYYGDEAHAPIVELIDFCRSKDVPVMFWNKEDPVHFNRFKKTAALCDYVFTTDARTIPAYNAQPDNHIKTVASAPFAAQPRLHNPLPSERQNEDSIAYGGTYYGDKYATRKQGLDFLFYESVPYGLAIYERVHNDPNSPYRLPERFKRYARPSLSYPDMCQAYKAHPIHLNGNSVVDSPSMFSRRVVEITASGSSVLSSPGRGVDETFAGTVPTVGTPDEASAVLARWKGSEELRHRELWRGMRHVYETHTCAHRLVYMMRVAGFLVRSPQPPKFAVECASADLPAFRNQTFAPDVYLLTDNENAESVDVPTLPVSTPDLYERLKARGIFHIVQARSNVGTLGQHDLEDLVTALTFGDWHAVGKRVVTWEANDSFVPVAALSTDINDQVVLYDLDTHAQRSQSNDPGLKGGSVFAWQVVKDTKVASDRQAQSIYLPPAKKTVLLAGHDFKFFHEISAAISNADHEILVDQWSGHDIHNEDESVELLARADVIFCEWSLGNVAWYSRNKKPGQKLITRFHAQELRTRYLRDADISKVDTFVFVSPTGMARARVLYGIPASKCVVVGNTFDFTKFDQERENINPWNLGLVGSVPRSKRLDLALDIVEGLIASDLQYRLYVKGKQYTDFEWLLNREPEKAYFESQYARLDRSPALKDSVIFEGHSSDIGAWYRSRPGFILSTSDHEGTHQAIAEGGAAGCIPIVLPWAGAEAVYGDRWIVESPIEAVERIRRFTNDPRMFTEESNLARRYMREHFAPEVITQRLLKIIES; from the coding sequence ATGTTGCAGTTGTTCCGCAGATTCTCCCGGAAGCAGAAGCTTGTTCTGGGATTCTTCGTGATCATGGCAGTGCTCGCCACGGTCATGTCGTTCTTCCTTGACGATACGGTCCTCATCATCCTTCTATTTTGGCTGCTCGCGCTGATCGTGTTCATCATGATCATGTTCTTGAGGCGTTTGAACGCGAAGATCGTGCGTCTATCCCGCGGAGAGAAGATCTCCTCAAAAAAAAAGAGATCTGAGCCGAAAAGTCGCCTGACCTCTGCAGAGCCTCTTCAGGTTCTGCAACAGCGCTTTCAACGGCGTAAGGACGCGTCGACCGCGCTCCCTTTGGCGAAGCGTCTTTTCTCAGATGAGGGACAGATCCGTGAAGCGAATGAAGTACTGCGCGCGCTGACCCCCGACGTAGAACTGTCCGAGGTAGAGTCGAGGTTCGTCCAGAGGGTGGGCTCTTTCGCTAAGTACCTCGAAGCTGAATACCGACTCCCACAACGGCATCGCACGTATAACTACGTGTCCATCCGCGACAAAGTCATGTATGCGGTTGGCTTCTCCCCGGTATCGACGAGTAACGGTTACACATCCCGCACGCAAGGGATTGCGAAGGGGCTCATGGACGCGGGTGCAGACGTGGTGGTTGCCCCGATGCCCGGGAAGCCCTGGGATAAGGGGCCCCAGCCGGGATACCGCGTTCCGAAAGAAGAGGCTCGATACACAAGGAATGTCGACGGTGTCCGATATGTGCACAATCCAGGGCTGAAGGCTTGGGAAGGCGACTTGGATGTCTTCATTCAAGCCACCGCCGATGCGTACGTCCGTGAGGCAATGATAGAGAAACCAGAGTTCATCATTGCAGGGTCAAACTACTTGTCAGCGTTGCCTGCTCTGATTGCTGCACGTCGTTTGGGTGTGCCATTCGTCTATGAGATTCGAGGGTTCTGGGAAGTTACCGCAGCCTCACTGCGTCCGGGATGGGATCAGACCGATCAGTATGAGTTCGATCGGAAATTCGAGTATCTGGTGGCTTCGCAGGCGGACAAGATTGTCGTAATCACCGAGGAGATGAGGCAGGACCTGATCGGCCGAGGGCTTGACGGGCAGAAGATTTCGGTGGCGCCGAACTGTGTCGACGTCAATAAATTTATTCCAACCGGCAAAGACGCCGTACTCCTGAAACGTATGGGGTTCGCGCGCCCTGACCTGCCAATGGTGGGCTTTGCTGGCAGTGTAACTGAGTACGAAGGTCTGGAACTTGTAGCGCAGGCACTTGCCGACTTGCGTGGCGAAGGCTACGACTTTAATTTCTTGGTGATGGGGGCCGGGAAAGGACTACCGGATCTTGAGAAGAAAGTATCTAGCTCGGGGCTGGATGCTGTGACACGTTTCGTTAGCGGCGTGCCAAACGATGAGATGCCGGTCTACCTCTCCTCGATCGACATTTTTCCTCTTGCGAGGAAGTCTTTACCTGTCACAGAACTAGTCTCGCCCTTGAAACCGCTGGAAGCTATGGCGACTGGTGGCGCTGTAGTACTTTCTGATGTTTCACCGCATGGGGTCTTTCATGGAGACGAATCTTCACGTGCCTTGTCCTTCCGGAAGGACGACGTTAGTAGCCTGAAAAACCAACTGCGGACCTTGCTCGATTCTCCTGATGCGTCGAAGCTCATGGGATATCGTGCACGCGCCTGGGTGAAAGCGAATCGCCAGTGGTCTCATTCTGGACGCGTGTTTTGGGACGTGGTCGAGTCTTTGAGGGAGGGAATCTCCAAGACTGATATTCAGGCCGAACCTGATCTTAAGGACTACACGGTCGCTTTTATCGGAGATACGTTCACGTCCGATACTTTCCTGCCGGAGCTCACTGCCGTCAGGGTGACCCCGGAAGATTGGCGTAATCAATACTCGGATCAGCCGTTCGAAGTACTTTTCATCGAGTCCGCTTGGCAGGGTAATGACCAAGCCTGGGAAGGTAGCATCGGCTACTACGGTGACGAAGCGCACGCACCAATCGTAGAGCTGATCGACTTCTGCCGTTCCAAGGATGTTCCAGTGATGTTCTGGAACAAAGAGGACCCGGTGCACTTCAATCGTTTCAAGAAGACGGCTGCTTTGTGCGATTACGTGTTCACCACGGACGCAAGGACAATCCCGGCATACAACGCGCAACCCGACAACCACATCAAGACTGTGGCTTCAGCCCCGTTTGCTGCACAGCCACGTCTACATAACCCATTGCCGAGTGAACGTCAGAATGAAGACTCAATCGCATATGGTGGCACCTACTACGGCGACAAGTACGCGACCCGTAAGCAGGGGTTGGACTTCCTCTTCTACGAATCTGTCCCATACGGCTTGGCGATCTACGAACGCGTACACAATGACCCGAATTCTCCGTACAGGTTGCCGGAGCGTTTTAAGCGCTATGCAAGGCCTAGCCTGAGCTACCCGGATATGTGCCAGGCCTACAAGGCTCATCCCATTCACCTGAACGGTAATTCCGTGGTTGATTCACCCTCGATGTTCTCTCGTCGAGTCGTGGAGATCACGGCATCAGGGTCCAGTGTGTTGAGCTCTCCTGGAAGAGGAGTAGACGAGACTTTCGCAGGGACCGTGCCAACGGTCGGTACGCCAGATGAAGCCAGCGCCGTCTTGGCGAGATGGAAGGGATCTGAAGAACTTCGTCACCGCGAGCTGTGGCGAGGGATGCGGCACGTATACGAAACCCACACGTGTGCCCATCGGCTCGTATATATGATGCGTGTTGCAGGATTCTTGGTGCGTAGCCCGCAGCCGCCGAAATTCGCCGTCGAGTGCGCGTCGGCTGATCTGCCTGCCTTCAGGAACCAGACTTTCGCTCCCGACGTGTACCTTCTCACAGATAATGAGAATGCTGAATCTGTTGACGTTCCGACGTTGCCTGTGTCCACGCCAGACCTCTACGAGCGTCTGAAGGCACGCGGTATTTTCCACATCGTTCAAGCACGAAGCAATGTCGGTACCTTGGGCCAGCATGACCTTGAAGACCTCGTGACGGCGTTGACCTTCGGAGATTGGCACGCCGTGGGGAAACGTGTGGTGACTTGGGAAGCAAACGATTCTTTCGTCCCCGTTGCCGCGCTCAGTACTGACATCAACGATCAGGTTGTATTGTATGACCTTGACACTCACGCGCAGCGGTCTCAGAGCAATGACCCAGGCCTCAAGGGCGGCAGCGTATTCGCCTGGCAGGTCGTGAAGGACACAAAGGTCGCTTCCGATAGGCAAGCGCAGAGTATCTATCTTCCTCCTGCGAAGAAGACGGTACTCCTGGCTGGACACGATTTTAAGTTCTTCCATGAAATCAGTGCGGCGATTAGCAATGCCGATCATGAAATTCTTGTTGATCAATGGTCCGGTCATGACATCCACAACGAAGACGAGAGCGTCGAGTTGCTGGCCCGAGCCGATGTAATCTTCTGCGAATGGTCGCTAGGAAACGTTGCCTGGTACAGCAGAAACAAGAAACCAGGTCAAAAGCTCATCACGAGATTCCACGCCCAGGAACTTCGGACCAGGTATCTGCGGGACGCTGACATCAGCAAGGTCGATACTTTCGTCTTCGTATCACCGACCGGTATGGCACGAGCTCGCGTGCTCTACGGTATCCCCGCGTCCAAATGCGTAGTCGTTGGCAACACCTTCGACTTCACAAAGTTCGATCAAGAGCGAGAGAATATCAACCCGTGGAACTTGGGTTTGGTAGGTTCAGTGCCCCGCTCTAAGAGACTGGACTTGGCCCTGGATATCGTCGAGGGTCTCATCGCCAGCGACTTGCAGTACCGCTTGTACGTTAAGGGAAAGCAATATACTGACTTCGAGTGGTTGCTGAATCGAGAACCTGAGAAAGCATACTTCGAAAGTCAGTACGCGCGTCTCGATCGATCACCGGCCTTGAAGGATTCGGTCATCTTCGAAGGGCATTCCAGCGACATCGGAGCCTGGTATCGCTCGCGACCCGGGTTTATCTTGTCAACAAGTGACCATGAGGGGACTCATCAAGCGATCGCTGAGGGTGGCGCAGCGGGATGCATCCCGATTGTCCTGCCGTGGGCCGGGGCCGAGGCAGTCTACGGTGACCGTTGGATTGTTGAAAGCCCGATCGAGGCGGTTGAACGAATCCGCCGTTTCACGAACGATCCAAGGATGTTTACGGAAGAATCGAATCTTGCCCGTCGGTACATGCGCGAACATTTTGCGCCTGAAGTCATCACGCAACGCCTGTTAAAGATCATTGAGTCATGA
- a CDS encoding ISL3 family transposase translates to MLHPTSGCASARSACCPCARCDLLVGLPGVHVEHVDRRDGLLVVTVSSPAAPAGCPSCGVVATGRGRRRRVLHDVPGATRVRIVWRQRVWRCDDEGCLRKTFTEQLPSLVARRGSITTRAIGWAIGQLRREHATIAGLARQLGTSWKTVWRAVEPELVKLAVDETRFENVTTLGVDEHIWHHVDPRKRGPKELTGMVDLTRDEHGKTRARLLDLVPGRSGKAYASWLGDRGDAFRKNVRVAALDPFAGYKTAIDDKLQDATAVLDAFHVVKLGTAAVDEVRRRVQQDTLGHRGRKGDPLYGIQTILRAGAENLTEKQRARLTAAIEADPAHDEVFVAWQCAQQLRSAYHQKDLAAGRRIAEQVVETFHTCPIPEIARLGRTLRRWRDAFVAYFTTGRANNGGTEAVNGIIELHRRLARGFRNRDNYRLRMLLAAGGLIP, encoded by the coding sequence ATGCTTCACCCTACTTCGGGGTGCGCTTCGGCGCGCTCTGCTTGCTGTCCGTGTGCCCGCTGTGACCTGCTGGTCGGCCTTCCCGGTGTTCATGTCGAGCACGTCGACCGTCGCGACGGGCTGCTGGTCGTGACGGTCTCGAGCCCCGCCGCGCCTGCCGGGTGCCCGTCGTGCGGTGTCGTCGCGACAGGTCGAGGGCGCCGCCGGCGGGTGCTGCATGACGTGCCCGGAGCGACCCGGGTGCGGATCGTGTGGCGGCAGCGGGTCTGGCGATGCGACGACGAGGGCTGTCTGCGGAAGACGTTCACGGAGCAGCTGCCGTCGCTGGTTGCCCGGCGCGGGTCGATCACGACGCGCGCTATCGGCTGGGCGATCGGGCAGCTGCGTCGCGAGCATGCCACGATCGCGGGCCTGGCCCGGCAGCTCGGGACGTCGTGGAAGACGGTGTGGCGGGCCGTCGAACCCGAACTCGTCAAGCTGGCCGTCGATGAGACCCGGTTCGAGAACGTCACCACGCTCGGCGTCGACGAGCACATCTGGCACCACGTCGACCCCCGCAAGCGCGGCCCGAAGGAGTTGACCGGGATGGTCGACCTCACCCGCGACGAGCACGGAAAGACGCGGGCCCGGCTGCTGGATCTCGTCCCGGGCCGATCGGGGAAGGCGTATGCCTCCTGGCTCGGTGATCGTGGCGACGCGTTCCGGAAGAACGTGCGAGTGGCAGCTCTCGATCCGTTCGCGGGATACAAGACTGCGATCGACGACAAGCTGCAGGACGCCACCGCGGTGCTCGACGCGTTCCACGTCGTCAAGCTCGGCACCGCCGCCGTTGACGAGGTCCGCCGGCGCGTCCAGCAAGACACTCTCGGGCATCGCGGCCGTAAGGGCGACCCGCTCTACGGGATCCAGACCATCCTCCGCGCCGGCGCGGAGAACCTCACCGAGAAACAGCGAGCACGGCTCACCGCCGCGATCGAGGCCGACCCCGCGCACGACGAGGTGTTCGTCGCGTGGCAGTGCGCGCAGCAACTTCGCTCCGCCTACCACCAGAAGGACCTCGCCGCCGGGCGGCGGATCGCCGAGCAGGTCGTCGAGACGTTCCACACCTGCCCGATCCCCGAGATCGCCCGCCTCGGCCGCACCCTCCGCCGCTGGCGGGACGCGTTCGTGGCCTACTTCACCACCGGCCGCGCGAACAACGGCGGCACCGAGGCCGTGAACGGGATCATCGAGCTCCACCGCCGCCTCGCGAGAGGATTCCGCAACCGCGACAACTACCGGCTCCGAATGCTCCTCGCCGCTGGCGGACTCATCCCCTGA
- a CDS encoding ATP-binding protein — MTTTPASPALMNSVFTTEDKEKFRTLRITHLAAKFEELIIDESNDHLTPEQIFLAAVDDALDQRRVKNIQKLLLAAQLPIMRASIAEIHYQEGRNITPARMARYAAHDWANETANLLITSPTGGGKTYIACAIAVAACHNEHKVFYTRMDELARRLVIARGDGIAHQALLNRLSDADLLIIDDFLTVGIDPEAANDLFAILANREHRAATMIASQTGPAYWASALPDRIAADSIVNRLANNARTINLGDIDMRRHQGEQTRAAPGYWE; from the coding sequence ATGACCACGACACCGGCGAGCCCGGCCTTGATGAATTCAGTGTTCACTACCGAGGACAAAGAGAAGTTTCGTACCTTACGGATCACTCACTTGGCTGCGAAGTTCGAAGAACTCATCATCGATGAGAGCAACGACCACCTGACCCCGGAGCAAATATTCCTGGCGGCCGTTGATGACGCTTTAGACCAGCGAAGAGTGAAGAACATTCAGAAACTGCTCCTGGCTGCTCAGCTACCGATCATGCGGGCCTCGATCGCGGAGATCCATTATCAAGAAGGACGGAACATTACCCCAGCCAGGATGGCCCGCTACGCCGCACATGACTGGGCCAATGAGACCGCTAACCTGTTGATCACCTCGCCCACAGGAGGAGGAAAGACCTATATTGCCTGCGCGATTGCCGTAGCGGCATGTCACAACGAGCATAAAGTCTTCTACACCCGCATGGACGAGCTCGCTCGTCGTCTCGTCATCGCTCGAGGCGATGGCATCGCTCATCAGGCCTTGTTGAACCGGCTATCTGATGCGGATCTACTCATCATCGACGATTTCCTGACCGTCGGTATTGACCCTGAAGCCGCGAACGATCTTTTCGCGATACTGGCAAACCGAGAACACCGGGCAGCCACCATGATCGCTTCTCAAACCGGGCCCGCGTACTGGGCTTCAGCTCTCCCTGACAGAATCGCTGCGGATAGTATCGTCAATCGACTGGCGAATAATGCCCGCACGATAAACCTTGGCGACATTGATATGCGGCGCCACCAAGGTGAACAGACACGAGCGGCCCCTGGCTACTGGGAGTAG
- a CDS encoding IS3 family transposase (programmed frameshift), which translates to MRTMTSKRRSFTPEFKREAARLVIDTDRSIRAVAEEIGVGEQSLGRWVKIERESRQPTKRRTVEELEAENARLTKELYEARKDNEFLGKAAKLLRAEASGPERFELMHVEKHNHQIKRMARLLGVSASGYYAWVGREGRPPGPRAARQRQIDAKVRDVHAESGHVYGAPRISAQLGREGINVNRKTVAASMRRQGLEGISPRMFSPVTTIAGVRPHRIPDRVKRTWDQGELDKVWISDVTYLRTGEGWLYLCLVTDAHSRRVLGWSMSRVQNSELIESALRRACLVRQNHKPDGLVFHADRGAQYTSEDTYKVCWDLGLAQSVGRTGVCFDNAMAESVFSKLKTEFYDRRVWATRAEARAGVVHWIEQVYNRRRLHSALGMLPPVEYEHSLREQQSAGEIERLQATA; encoded by the exons ATGAGAACCATGACGAGTAAACGCCGGAGCTTTACCCCGGAATTCAAAAGAGAAGCCGCTCGATTGGTGATCGATACCGATCGCAGCATCCGAGCTGTCGCCGAAGAGATCGGCGTTGGAGAACAGTCACTTGGCCGGTGGGTGAAGATCGAGCGCGAGTCTCGCCAGCCAACGAAACGACGCACCGTCGAGGAGCTTGAAGCTGAGAACGCGAGGCTAACGAAGGAACTCTACGAGGCCAGAAAGGACAATGAGTTCCTGGGAAAAGCCGCGA AGCTTCTTCGCGCAGAAGCGTCAGGACCGGAACGGTTTGAACTGATGCACGTGGAGAAGCACAATCACCAAATCAAGCGCATGGCGCGATTATTAGGAGTCTCCGCCTCGGGCTATTACGCCTGGGTCGGTCGCGAAGGTCGTCCTCCCGGGCCGCGTGCGGCACGTCAACGACAGATCGACGCGAAGGTTCGCGACGTTCATGCCGAGTCTGGTCACGTGTATGGAGCGCCTCGGATCAGTGCTCAACTCGGCCGAGAAGGGATCAACGTCAATCGGAAAACGGTGGCTGCGTCGATGCGTCGTCAGGGGTTGGAAGGGATCAGCCCACGAATGTTCTCCCCGGTGACCACGATCGCTGGAGTACGCCCGCATCGCATTCCAGATCGGGTGAAGCGCACCTGGGATCAAGGCGAACTGGACAAGGTCTGGATCAGTGATGTGACGTATCTACGTACCGGGGAAGGATGGCTGTATCTGTGCCTGGTCACCGATGCCCATAGCCGGCGCGTGCTGGGCTGGTCGATGTCGAGGGTGCAGAACTCCGAGCTGATTGAATCCGCGCTGCGAAGAGCGTGCTTGGTCCGGCAGAATCACAAGCCTGATGGCCTGGTATTTCACGCGGATCGAGGGGCCCAGTACACCAGTGAAGACACGTACAAAGTCTGTTGGGATTTGGGCTTGGCTCAGTCAGTCGGCCGGACCGGGGTTTGCTTCGATAATGCGATGGCAGAGAGCGTGTTCTCCAAATTGAAAACCGAGTTCTATGACCGTCGTGTCTGGGCTACCCGGGCTGAAGCTCGTGCTGGGGTCGTTCATTGGATTGAGCAGGTTTACAACCGTCGGCGACTGCATTCGGCCCTCGGGATGCTCCCGCCGGTGGAATACGAACATTCCCTTAGGGAACAGCAGTCAGCCGGTGAGATAGAAAGACTTCAGGCAACGGCCTGA
- a CDS encoding IS110 family transposase produces the protein MVSVVEAFDYVVGVDTHARTHTYCLIQTRTGAVIDSAQFPASKPGNERAISWIQRRGNNSSILAAVEGTASYGAGITASLRRASIEVAEVRPGPKREHAHAGKSDTIDAESAARRVLGINVESLAQPRASGDRATLRVLLAARSLIDQQRTANRNALTALLRSFELGIDVRRPAKDEQISVIAKWRISQDPGIGPLRREAKRLAKTVLEQTYLLEKNHEELARLTEQLAPGLQEIQGVGPVTGAILITGLTLN, from the coding sequence ATGGTTTCCGTCGTTGAAGCTTTCGACTACGTCGTCGGTGTCGACACCCATGCACGGACCCACACCTACTGTCTAATCCAGACTCGCACCGGCGCGGTCATCGATAGCGCTCAGTTTCCCGCCTCAAAGCCCGGTAACGAACGGGCGATCAGCTGGATCCAAAGGCGCGGGAACAACAGCAGCATACTGGCAGCAGTCGAAGGCACCGCTTCCTACGGTGCAGGCATCACTGCCTCCCTACGCAGAGCCTCTATCGAAGTCGCCGAGGTCCGCCCAGGACCTAAACGAGAACATGCCCATGCCGGAAAATCGGACACGATCGACGCCGAATCTGCTGCACGGCGCGTTCTGGGCATCAATGTCGAATCCCTTGCCCAGCCCCGTGCTTCCGGCGATCGAGCAACCCTGCGTGTGCTTCTGGCCGCCCGGTCATTGATCGATCAGCAGCGCACAGCTAACCGCAACGCACTCACCGCCTTGCTGCGCAGCTTCGAATTAGGCATTGATGTTCGTCGGCCAGCCAAAGACGAACAGATCTCGGTGATCGCCAAGTGGCGAATAAGCCAAGATCCTGGCATCGGGCCTCTACGACGAGAAGCGAAGCGGCTGGCAAAGACTGTCCTCGAACAGACGTATTTGCTGGAGAAGAACCACGAAGAACTCGCCCGTCTCACCGAGCAATTGGCTCCTGGACTCCAAGAGATCCAAGGGGTCGGCCCAGTCACCGGAGCGATTCTCATCACTGGGCTTACCCTGAATTAG
- a CDS encoding transposase → MPKIYTDELKQSALELINDVTTQKQVCADLGVSKSALQSWVRDSRLREHGLEPAKDHEGSRAQAAAIKRIRELERENKILREAAAYLSQANLKLGVTTQNDASMPSVKPCESSALDRGTGRCSVSGIVGFHVCSALRFVF, encoded by the coding sequence ATGCCCAAGATCTACACCGATGAGTTAAAACAATCAGCACTCGAGCTCATCAACGACGTGACGACACAAAAACAGGTCTGCGCCGACCTGGGGGTGTCGAAATCAGCGCTCCAATCCTGGGTTCGCGACTCACGCCTGCGCGAACACGGCCTCGAACCGGCTAAGGATCACGAGGGGTCGCGGGCCCAAGCAGCAGCGATCAAGCGAATCCGCGAACTCGAGCGGGAGAACAAGATCCTCCGCGAGGCCGCCGCGTATCTCTCGCAAGCGAATTTGAAGCTCGGGGTCACCACCCAAAATGACGCTTCTATGCCCTCTGTCAAGCCATGCGAGTCTTCAGCTCTCGATAGAGGGACCGGCAGATGTAGCGTTTCAGGCATCGTCGGATTTCACGTTTGCTCAGCCCTTCGCTTTGTCTTCTGA
- the istA gene encoding IS21 family transposase, which translates to MVDYKKIMSLLLESRSYRDIAESLGCSQRDVAKARAVIKEHGLTGDQVAVMTVERVEELFPDRRRRVAGEYLAPEFGPVVASMRSNRHFTLLQGWRTYLGVASELRKYSYSQYCHLFSDYAARNDLVATLHHEPGRAVFIDWAGDTLQVCDAVTGEITKVYLFVAVLPYSGLVYCTGCTDMRMNAWLSAHKAAFEYFGGVPQIVVPDNAPTATHRPTKGESARVVNPKYQQLADHYATAIVPARVRKPRDKAAVESAVQVINKRVIGYLCEDVFTTVTELNTAIAVRMREINEEIRRADGTTRAERFMAEEASALGGLPVEGFEDVEYRQVKVGRNYHVTCDYQHYSVPHRLAGQLLRARLTDQQVSIFDGDAIVAEHRRKHGRRGQYSTDSAHVPLQHQDVAGLWSRDWFIRRAAAFGPATVEIITAVLDRHKIEAQGYLECQNILESLGKRDKQRLEAACTQLANLGGYASYSGLKRLMAAIDSDTKTSRPHRPAAATIKPQPAVDTLDPAQIYVRGADYYQQGR; encoded by the coding sequence GTGGTTGATTACAAGAAGATCATGTCTCTGTTGCTGGAGTCGCGGTCTTATCGAGATATCGCTGAGTCCTTAGGATGTTCTCAACGAGACGTCGCTAAAGCCCGTGCGGTGATCAAGGAGCACGGCCTCACAGGTGATCAAGTAGCTGTCATGACCGTAGAACGGGTAGAGGAACTCTTCCCCGATCGGCGCCGACGAGTTGCAGGTGAGTATCTAGCGCCGGAATTCGGCCCGGTCGTGGCATCGATGCGTTCGAACCGTCACTTCACTTTGCTCCAGGGGTGGAGAACTTATCTCGGTGTGGCCTCCGAACTGCGGAAATACTCGTATTCTCAGTACTGCCACCTCTTCAGCGATTACGCGGCAAGAAACGATCTTGTAGCCACTTTGCACCATGAACCGGGGCGGGCGGTATTCATCGATTGGGCCGGTGACACCCTCCAGGTCTGCGACGCGGTCACCGGTGAAATCACCAAGGTCTACTTGTTCGTCGCGGTGTTGCCGTACTCGGGGTTGGTGTACTGCACAGGATGCACTGATATGCGTATGAACGCGTGGTTGAGCGCTCACAAGGCAGCTTTCGAGTATTTCGGCGGGGTGCCCCAGATTGTGGTCCCTGATAACGCGCCCACTGCTACTCACCGCCCTACCAAAGGTGAGTCTGCCCGGGTCGTGAATCCGAAGTACCAGCAGTTAGCCGATCACTACGCAACGGCGATCGTGCCTGCCAGGGTGCGCAAGCCTCGAGACAAAGCCGCCGTAGAATCTGCCGTTCAGGTGATCAACAAGCGAGTCATCGGATATCTCTGCGAAGACGTCTTCACGACCGTGACCGAGCTCAACACCGCGATCGCTGTTCGGATGAGGGAAATCAATGAAGAGATCCGCCGGGCTGATGGGACCACCAGGGCCGAACGATTCATGGCAGAAGAGGCATCTGCTTTGGGAGGCTTGCCTGTTGAGGGGTTTGAAGATGTTGAATACCGGCAGGTCAAAGTGGGACGGAATTATCATGTGACCTGCGATTATCAGCACTACTCAGTGCCTCACCGACTCGCAGGTCAATTGCTGCGAGCACGACTGACGGATCAACAGGTCAGTATCTTCGATGGCGATGCCATCGTTGCAGAGCACCGACGAAAACACGGCCGCCGGGGCCAGTACTCCACTGATTCCGCGCATGTACCCCTCCAGCACCAAGACGTCGCTGGCTTGTGGTCTCGTGATTGGTTTATCCGTCGGGCGGCCGCGTTTGGGCCGGCCACCGTGGAGATCATCACCGCGGTCTTAGACCGCCATAAGATCGAGGCTCAGGGGTATCTGGAGTGCCAGAACATTCTCGAGTCCCTGGGCAAGCGCGATAAGCAACGCCTCGAGGCTGCGTGCACGCAGTTAGCCAACCTGGGTGGGTATGCCAGCTATTCCGGACTCAAGCGACTCATGGCTGCCATTGATTCTGATACGAAAACATCTCGGCCACACAGGCCAGCAGCCGCCACCATCAAGCCCCAGCCGGCCGTCGATACCCTCGATCCAGCACAGATCTACGTGCGTGGAGCTGACTACTACCAGCAGGGACGGTGA